The Lysinibacillus pakistanensis genome includes a window with the following:
- a CDS encoding MarR family winged helix-turn-helix transcriptional regulator translates to MSNHLDNQLCFLLYATSKEIIRHYTLLLKPYDLTYTGYITLLALEENEQITVKELGQRLFLDSGTLTPLLKKLEAKGYICRERSKNDERQMQIYLTKEGRNVRHKLPEVSRQVMKQSKISEQQFIQLKNVLQDIIHNDWKIKDEN, encoded by the coding sequence ATGTCTAATCATTTAGATAATCAACTGTGCTTTCTTTTGTATGCAACATCAAAGGAAATTATTCGACATTACACATTATTATTGAAGCCATATGATTTAACTTATACAGGTTACATCACCCTATTAGCTTTGGAGGAAAACGAACAAATAACCGTGAAAGAATTAGGTCAACGTTTATTTTTAGATTCAGGTACATTAACACCGTTACTAAAAAAATTAGAGGCAAAGGGTTACATTTGTCGTGAGCGTTCCAAAAATGACGAAAGGCAAATGCAAATATATTTAACAAAGGAAGGAAGGAATGTTCGTCATAAGCTCCCTGAAGTATCTCGTCAAGTAATGAAACAATCAAAAATCTCAGAGCAGCAATTTATACAATTAAAAAATGTTCTTCAAGACATCATACACAACGACTGGAAAATAAAAGATGAAAATTAG
- a CDS encoding DUF1648 domain-containing protein, translating into MFAFIFAVIALWFVPEKIPIHFNALQHVDISITKYMGVFIFPTLMIFSYLIRQLHWQTYFLFYFFFILHLPLIGLAI; encoded by the coding sequence ATTTTTGCTTTTATTTTCGCAGTAATTGCACTGTGGTTTGTTCCAGAGAAAATACCGATTCACTTTAATGCTTTGCAACATGTAGATATTTCTATAACTAAATATATGGGTGTCTTTATTTTTCCTACTCTTATGATATTCTCATATTTAATAAGGCAATTGCATTGGCAAACATATTTTTTATTTTATTTCTTTTTTATTCTCCATCTACCGTTAATTGGGCTGGCAATATAA
- a CDS encoding TetR/AcrR family transcriptional regulator: MSKKEKIIEVAKQLFRTKGYHDTAIQDILEQSKVSKGTFYNYFSTKSQLILYIIQKVDEKVEEQQNMLLIEGQPNDKHIFYSQLRVKHSIYGTEKIAELYNISLGENDEELQKYMANSHYKELNWLANRLIEVYGNEIEDSAMDLSTHFIGGLGYQFRYSDQMKLKLNSSDILDYNILRLEKNIEITKQTTQILFPFKSSSACEDQETAISNIQKLLTSNDYEFSREAQEIINFILEEIQSSYIRWGVCEGAIRQLKILSPSLPGTEQLLNKVFNIIHKQNNK, translated from the coding sequence ATGAGTAAAAAAGAAAAAATCATTGAAGTAGCAAAACAGCTATTTCGGACAAAAGGCTATCACGATACTGCAATCCAAGATATCTTGGAGCAATCTAAAGTATCAAAAGGGACATTTTATAATTATTTCTCTACAAAATCCCAATTAATTCTTTATATTATTCAAAAGGTTGATGAGAAAGTCGAAGAACAACAAAACATGTTGTTGATTGAAGGTCAACCTAATGATAAGCACATTTTTTATTCTCAGCTTCGAGTAAAACATTCGATTTATGGAACTGAAAAAATTGCGGAGTTATATAATATTTCTTTAGGGGAAAATGATGAGGAGCTACAAAAATATATGGCCAATAGCCATTATAAGGAGCTGAACTGGCTAGCGAATCGTTTAATTGAGGTTTATGGTAATGAAATAGAAGATAGTGCTATGGATTTATCTACCCACTTTATTGGAGGATTAGGCTATCAATTTAGATATTCTGATCAAATGAAGCTAAAGCTCAATAGTTCAGATATTTTAGATTATAATATTTTACGTTTAGAAAAAAATATTGAAATAACAAAGCAAACCACTCAAATTCTATTCCCGTTTAAATCATCAAGTGCATGTGAAGATCAAGAAACCGCCATTAGTAATATACAAAAATTATTAACATCAAATGATTATGAATTTTCACGGGAAGCTCAAGAAATAATTAATTTTATTTTGGAGGAAATTCAAAGCTCATATATAAGATGGGGTGTTTGCGAAGGAGCCATTCGACAATTAAAAATACTATCCCCCTCTCTTCCAGGAACTGAACAGCTTTTGAATAAAGTTTTTAATATTATTCATAAACAAAACAATAAATAA
- a CDS encoding MDR family MFS transporter has translation MKKNNMQSIDINGNEFKRAGFVLVLLAGTFLTIINQTLLVTALPKIMGDLDINAIDAQWLITSFMLISGIMIPTSAFLLNTITNRTLFFIAMGSFAIGTVICGLSTTFTTLLLGRIVQAIGSGLMIPLMQTLMFMVYPAERRGEAMGLVGIVIAFSPAIAPTVSGWIVDYYEWRYLFYILLPIVGVNILLAFFFMKNIIKLTKPKLDVFSLLLSSLGLGSLLYGISIAGNVGWQNKISWVACIIGIVIIILFSRRQFKLAQPFLELNVFKSRTFTLSTIIVAIIFMTMIGSEILLPIYTQSVKEFSALQSGLILLPGALVLGVISPIAGKLFDKYGIRKIAMIGMFILTIASLPFLFLTKETATWWIVCLYSLRMLGMGLVAMPLATAGINALPNKLITHGSAINNTVRQVFASLGSAIMVGIMSATVNNYEGISALLKGLNNGFMSAFFLIVAAFILCFFIKSKETTDEN, from the coding sequence ATGAAAAAAAATAACATGCAATCAATTGATATAAATGGAAATGAGTTCAAGCGAGCTGGATTTGTACTTGTTTTACTGGCAGGGACCTTTTTAACGATTATAAACCAAACCTTGTTGGTGACTGCTTTACCAAAGATAATGGGAGATCTAGATATCAATGCTATAGATGCACAATGGCTCATCACATCATTTATGCTAATCAGTGGCATAATGATTCCTACTTCTGCATTTTTGTTAAATACTATAACTAATAGAACTTTATTTTTTATAGCAATGGGTAGCTTTGCAATAGGAACGGTTATTTGTGGACTTAGTACAACATTTACTACCTTGCTTTTAGGGCGGATTGTGCAAGCTATTGGATCAGGTTTAATGATCCCTTTAATGCAGACGCTTATGTTTATGGTTTATCCAGCAGAACGGAGAGGAGAAGCAATGGGATTAGTAGGAATTGTTATAGCATTTTCTCCTGCAATCGCTCCAACAGTATCTGGTTGGATTGTTGATTATTATGAATGGCGCTACTTATTTTATATACTTCTTCCAATTGTAGGGGTTAACATTTTGCTAGCATTCTTTTTTATGAAAAATATTATTAAATTAACAAAACCTAAGCTTGATGTTTTCTCTTTATTACTTAGTAGTTTAGGTTTAGGCTCACTTTTGTATGGGATAAGTATTGCAGGAAATGTTGGATGGCAAAATAAGATTTCTTGGGTAGCTTGCATAATTGGAATTGTCATCATCATACTTTTCTCCCGTCGCCAATTTAAATTAGCACAACCGTTTTTAGAGTTAAACGTATTTAAAAGCAGAACTTTTACGCTGTCTACAATCATTGTTGCCATTATTTTCATGACAATGATTGGTTCAGAAATTCTATTACCTATTTATACACAATCGGTAAAAGAATTTTCAGCCCTTCAATCGGGTCTAATCTTACTTCCAGGTGCTCTTGTTTTAGGTGTCATTTCACCAATTGCTGGGAAACTGTTTGATAAGTACGGTATAAGAAAAATAGCGATGATAGGTATGTTTATTTTAACTATTGCATCACTTCCTTTTTTATTTCTTACTAAGGAGACAGCTACTTGGTGGATTGTTTGTCTATATTCATTAAGGATGCTAGGAATGGGATTAGTAGCTATGCCATTAGCTACAGCAGGGATAAATGCACTACCAAATAAATTAATAACCCACGGATCGGCCATTAATAATACTGTGCGCCAAGTGTTTGCTTCATTAGGTTCTGCCATAATGGTAGGGATTATGTCAGCTACAGTAAATAATTATGAGGGCATCTCTGCTTTGTTGAAAGGACTTAATAATGGCTTTATGTCTGCTTTCTTTCTAATAGTAGCAGCATTTATTTTATGCTTTTTTATAAAATCAAAAGAAACAACAGATGAAAATTAA
- a CDS encoding FusB/FusC family EF-G-binding protein yields MTQIIQPFLTVANYHLLEQQMNKILQTLATTKDKNVILAVRGIVDSEITAKLVLSVEEAKHIEQLFNVTDRVQGEAYLEQLKPYVIPFKAVTPSILKSLFKKEKKLKLPNLEEIDLQQICYFTWDDYGTHRKYVVIEKDKQFKAIKGTISNETIKGICSICNRHADVHLFTTSVKGREIGTFTNHSNYICVDSQQCNQHITDLEKTKAFFERITQ; encoded by the coding sequence ATGACACAAATAATTCAACCGTTTTTAACAGTCGCCAACTATCATTTACTTGAACAGCAAATGAATAAAATTTTGCAAACACTTGCAACAACAAAGGATAAAAATGTCATACTTGCTGTACGTGGTATTGTTGATAGTGAAATTACAGCTAAATTAGTGCTATCTGTTGAGGAAGCTAAGCATATCGAACAACTTTTTAATGTTACAGATCGAGTGCAGGGTGAAGCGTATTTAGAACAATTAAAACCCTATGTCATACCATTTAAAGCAGTCACACCAAGTATATTGAAAAGCCTATTTAAAAAGGAAAAAAAGCTAAAGTTACCAAACCTTGAAGAAATCGATTTGCAGCAAATTTGTTATTTCACTTGGGATGATTACGGTACACATCGAAAATATGTCGTGATTGAGAAGGATAAACAGTTTAAAGCGATTAAAGGCACAATCTCTAATGAAACAATTAAAGGAATATGTTCTATTTGTAACCGTCATGCTGATGTTCACTTGTTTACTACTTCAGTTAAAGGACGAGAGATTGGAACATTTACAAACCACAGTAATTATATTTGCGTAGATAGTCAACAATGTAATCAGCATATAACTGATTTAGAAAAAACAAAAGCGTTTTTTGAACGTATTACTCAATAG
- a CDS encoding alpha/beta fold hydrolase, giving the protein MFKNYFQTKDIRLFYVRTKLEGKPILLLHGGISSWEAFVTIIPELEKYGCIYALDLRGHGNSDKNVEKYSLKDYVTDVVQFIKETISEPPIIFGHSLGGMIGIQIAAYYPELVKGLIIGESPLNLEVLRESSKSLEKWQAFKENFKEHKGELRVGKNKIQQDKKDSALMEFMIKSVLLTDSNVIIAMVDEFEDTFKSYDIHYLLPMIKCPVLILQGNPELKAIIRDEDVETALRLLPHAKHIKLLHAGHTLHIEDKNAVLQAILPFIEKFNGI; this is encoded by the coding sequence ATGTTTAAGAATTACTTCCAAACAAAGGATATTCGTTTATTTTATGTGAGAACTAAATTAGAGGGAAAACCGATATTACTACTCCATGGTGGCATTTCAAGTTGGGAAGCCTTTGTGACAATTATTCCTGAATTAGAGAAATACGGATGTATTTATGCCCTTGATTTAAGAGGACATGGTAACTCGGATAAGAATGTTGAAAAGTATAGCCTGAAAGATTATGTGACTGATGTTGTCCAATTTATTAAAGAAACAATTTCTGAGCCCCCGATTATTTTTGGTCATTCTCTTGGCGGTATGATTGGCATTCAAATAGCGGCATATTATCCTGAACTAGTGAAAGGGTTAATAATTGGAGAATCGCCTTTAAATTTAGAAGTATTAAGGGAAAGTTCTAAAAGCCTAGAAAAGTGGCAGGCATTTAAAGAAAATTTTAAAGAGCATAAAGGAGAATTGAGAGTAGGAAAAAATAAAATACAACAAGATAAAAAAGATTCTGCATTAATGGAATTTATGATAAAAAGTGTTTTGTTAACAGATTCCAACGTAATAATTGCTATGGTCGATGAATTTGAAGATACATTTAAGTCATATGATATTCATTATTTACTACCGATGATTAAATGTCCCGTATTAATATTACAAGGTAATCCAGAACTTAAAGCTATTATAAGGGATGAAGATGTAGAAACAGCTTTAAGACTTTTACCTCATGCGAAGCATATTAAACTATTGCATGCAGGGCATACATTGCATATAGAGGATAAAAATGCGGTATTACAAGCGATTCTTCCATTCATAGAGAAATTTAATGGCATATAA